TCGTGCAAGAGCTCAGGGCCTGAACGTGGGCGCGCTCGACGGTGTGCGCGTGGTCGACCTCGGAGAAGGGGTCGCGTCAGCCTTCTGCGCGCGGTTGTTCGCCGACTACGGCGCCGACGTCGTGAAGGTGGAACCGCCCCGCTCCGGTGACGTGACCCGAGGGTGGGGACCGTTCCCGGGCGACCGTCCCGATCGGGAGGCCAGCGGCACCTTCTTCTTCTACAACGTCGGCAAGCGCGGCATCACCGCCGACCTCGCGGACACCCACCAGCGCACGGCCGTGGTCGAGCTGCTGCGCCGCGCCGACGTAGTGGTGGAGAGCCAGCCGCCGGCGCGGCTGCGCGAGTGGGAGCTCGAACCGGCGGACCTCTGCGCGTTGAACCACGAATTGGTCGTGATCTCGCTCAGCCCGTTCGGCCGGACCGGCCCCTACGCGGACTGGCGCGGCTACGACCTCAACGCCTTCCACCTCACTGCCACGGGCAGCCGCTACTGCGGGCGGCGCGACGACGCGCCGCTCGAGCACGGCACGTTCAGCGCCGAGCTGTTCGGTGGGTACTGCGCGGCCGCGTGGGGACTCGCCGCGCTCCACGGACGCCCGCTCGTCGGCGGTGGTCAGCATCTCGACGTGTCGTGTTCGGAGGTGATCGCCGCGCTGTTCACCGGCGCGCAGAACATCGGCGGCTACGCGCAGGACGGTCGCTACGCGCGGCGCTCGGGCGCCAGCATGAGTCTCGCGATGCCGGCCACGATCGCGCCGTGCCGTGACGGCTACGTGTGGCTGATCGCGCTCGAGCCCGAGCAGTGGGACGGGCTGCGCGCGGCGATGGGCGATCCCGAGTGGGCTCGCCCCGAGCTGTTCCGCGACATGTTCGAGCGGGGCGCCAACGCCGACTTCCTCTATCCGCGCTTGCTCGACTGGACGAGCCGGCACTCCAAGCAGGAGGTGATGGACCTCTGCCAGGCCAATGGTGTGCCGGTCACCGCGGTGCTGACCGTTGCCGAAGCGGTCGAGCACCCGCATCTGGAAGCCCGCGGCTACCGAGTCGCGGTGGAGCATCCGGTGCTCGGAACCGTGCGCACGCTGGGCGCGCCGGTGCTGCTCCCCGAATGTCCCGGAGGGCCGCAACGGAGCTCGCCCCTGCTCGGGGAGCACACCGACGAGTTGCCGCGAGTGCTTCGCTCGTGGCGCGTCGCCGAGACCACGCCCGAGGGTCCCTCGCTCGAACCCGGCGCGCTTCCACTGGCCGGGATCCGGGTGGCCAACTTCGGCTGGAGCTGGCTCGGTCCCGTCGCGGGGCAGACCCTCGCGTTCCTCGGAGCCGACGTGGTCAAGATCGAGTCGCACCGCCGTATCGACATCAACCGGACGCTGCCGCCGTTCGCCGAGGGAATCACGTCGCCCGACCGCTCGCTCCAGAACCATGCGGGCTGGGCCGGCAACGGCAGCGTCACTCTTGACCTCACGCACCGCGACGGGGTCGCGCTCGCCAAGCGGCTCGTCGCGCTCTCCGACGTCGTGTTCGAGAACTTCGCGCCCGGCACGATGGACCGGCTCGGTCTCGGCTACGACGTGCTCCGCGCGCTGCGCCCCGATCTCGTCATGGTGTCGATGCCTGCGGCGGGTTCCTTCGGTCCTCTCTCGGGCGTGCGTACCTACGGTACGAGCCTTGCGAGCCTCACGGGGCTCGACAGCATCACCGGATACGTCGACGGTGCACCGGTCCCTGTCGAGAACGCGTTCTGCGACCCGCTCGGCGGCGTCATCGGTGCGTTCGGCGCGCTGCTCGCGCTGCACCATCGTCGACGTACCGGCCGCGGCCAGCACGTCGACTACTCCCAGCAGGAGGGGATCATGCAGCTGGTCGGCTCCGCGGTCATGGACTGGTTGCTGAACGAGCGCGACGGTCGACCGCTCGGTAACCGTCATCCTGTCGGTGCCATGGCACCGCACGGTCTGTTCCCGTGCGCGGGCGACGACCGTTGGATCAGCATCGCGGTCGCGACCGACGACGAGTGGCGCGACCTCGTGCGCGCGATGGGCGATCCAGCGTGGGCGCGCGCGCCGGAGCTCGCGTCGCACGCTGGTCGGCTCGAACGCATCGACGACGTGCACGCGCGCATCGCGCGCTGGACTGCCGACCACAACGAGCACCAGCTCGCGGCGCGTCTACAGGAGCGCGGTGTCGCAGCTGCACCGGTCCTCGACGTCGCCGACCTGCTCCACGATCCTCACTACCGGGCACGCGGGACGTTCATCGAGGTGAGCCATCCGCTCGGGTTCGTCGAGACCATCTACGGCGCGTACGTGAAGACGAGCCGAACCGTCGTCGACGTCCGGCCCGGCCCCGCGATGGGCCAAGACAACGAGCGCGTGCTCCAGGGGCTGCTCGGCGTCACCGACGACGAGTTCCGGCAACTGGTCGCATCGGGCGCGATCGACTGACCGGCTGAGGCCGGGAGCGCGATCGGTGACTCTTGACCCTGGTCGGCGTGGATCTTCCTCTGGTCAACTGTTCGACGGAGGATGAGCGATGGGGTGGGCCGAGATCGTGGCCGTGGTGCTCGGTGGTGTCGTGCTGGCAGCCGTTCTGTGCTGGATGGCGGTGACCATTGCCTCGCGGCTGGCGCGGCGACGCGCTTCGGCAGTTGGCGGAGGGCGCGGCGATGAACCCTGATGGCGACGCGCCCGCTGCCGACACCGGGGTGCGGGCCCGTGGTCTCACCGCCGGTGACGCCGCCGCCCGCCTGGCGATCGATGGCCCGAACCTGCTCCCGGTGCCGCGCCGCTCACCGGCGTGGCGGCGCCTCGCGGCCGAGATGGTCCACTTCTTCGCCTTGCTGTTCTGGGTGGCGGGGGCGCTGGCGTTCATTGCCGGCCTGCCCCAGCTCGGGGTGGCCGTCTTCGTCGTCATCGTGCTCAACGGGCTGTTCGCGTTCGTCCAGGAGCAGCGCGCCGAGCATGCGGCCGAGCGGCTCCGCGACCTGCTCCCACGGCGGGCCACCGTCGTGCGTGACGGCGCGCCCCTCGAGATCGCCGCCGACGCGCTCGTGGTGGGCGACGTCGTGCTGCTCGCCGAGGGTGACCGGATCTCCGCGGACCTCCGTCTCGACGCGGTCCATGCGCTCGCGGTCGACACGTCGAGCCTGACCGGTGAGAGCGTGCCGGCGCATCCCGCCGTCGGCGACGCGGTGCACGCGGGCTGCTTCGTCGTCGAGGGCGAGGCGAGCGCGACGGTCGTGGCGACCGGCGCTCGCACCCGACTCGCGGGCATCGCGAGCCTTACGAGCGCGCAGCGGCCCGCACCCACTCCGCTGCACCGTGAGCTCACCCGAGTTTCGCGGCTGATCGGCGCGGTCGCGGTTGCGGTCGGCGTGGTGTTCTTCGGGCTCGCGCTGCTCGTCGGTACCCGCGCCTCCGACGGCTTCCTGTTCGCGGTCGGTGTGACGGTCGCGGTCGTACCCGAGGGGCTCCTTCCGACGGTCACGCTGTCACTGGCGATCGGCGCGCAGCACATGGCGAACCGTCGCGCGCTCGTCCGTCATCTCGAAGCCGTCGAGACGCTCGGTTCGACCACGTTCATCTGCACCGACAAGACCGGGACACTTACCCGCAACGAGATGACGGTCGTCGAAGTCTGGATGCCGACCGGCCGCGCCGTGATCCAGGGCAGCGGTTACGAGCCGGTCGCCGAGGTTCGCTGCGTCCCGCTCGGCGTCCACGAGGCGCTCCGCGAGGTTGCGCGTATCGGTCTGCGGTGCTCCTCGGGACATGTCGTAGAGGAAGACGGTCGCTGGGTTCCACGTGGTGATCCCATGGAAGCCGCGCTCGACGCGCTGGCGCACCGGGTGGGGATCCACCGGGCAACGGATCTTCGCGCCGCACCCGAGACGCGCCGGTTCCCGTTCGATACGCGCCGGCGCTGCATGTCGGTGGTTGCCGGCGACTGTGTCCTCGTCAAGGGTGCACCTGACGCGGTCTTCCCGCTGTGCTCGGCAGTCCCCATCGGTGCGGCGGATGCACTCCATGCGCTCGCGAGCCGCGGCCTGCGGGTCCTGGCGATGGCAAGCCGTTCCGTCGATCCCGGCGACGTACCGGCATCGCCCGACGCGGCGGAGCGGAACTTGACGCTCGTGGGACTGGTCGCGCTCGAAGATCCGCCGCGTCGTGGTGCGGCGGACGCCATGGCCGCCTGCCGGCACGCGGGCATCCGCGTCGCCATGGTCACCGGAGATCACCCGGCGACCGCGCGCGCGATAGCGCGCGNNNNNNNNNNCCCCACGTGCATACCGAGGATGGACGCCGAACGACGCTCCTGGGCGATCTCGGTGCCTCGCACTGACGAGGCGATCATGGACGCGATCGCGCGCGAGGTCGGACTACTCGGGGCCGACGAACTCGTCGTCGTCGGACCCGACTTACCGCCGGACGAAGCCTCGCTCGGTGAGCTCGTGGACCGCGACGGTGTGGTGATCGCGCGCGTGTCACCAGAGGACAAGCTGCGAATTGCACAAGCACTCAGCCACCGCGGTCACGTTGTCGCGATGACCGGTGACGGAGTGAACGACGCGCCCGCGCTCCGCGACGCAGCGATCGGCATTGCCATGGGGCAATCAGGGACCGATGTCGCGCGCGAAGCCGCCGACCTCGTCCTTCTCGATGACGATTTCGCGACCATCGTCGCCGCGGTCGAGCAGGGACGCGCCACGTTCTCCAACATCCGGCGCTTCCTCACGTACCACCTCACCGACAACGTCGCGGAGCTCGCGCCCTTCGTTGTATGGGCGCTGTCGGGTGGCCGCATCCCGCTCGCGATCGGCGTGCTGCAGATCCTTGCCCTCGATATCGGTACCGACATCCTCCCCGCGCTCGCGTTGGGGGCCGAGCCTCCGGGCGCCCATGTCCTCGACGAGCCCCCGATCCGTCGTCATCTCCTCGACCGGTCGCTCTTCCTGCGGGCGTTCGGGGTGCTCGGCCCCGTCGAAGCATTCGTCGAGCTTTCGGCCTTTCTCGTCGTGTTCCTCGCATCCGGCTGGCGCCCGGGCGAGACCTTTCCGCACGGAGCGACCCTGCTGGCGGCATCGGGAGCTGCGTTCACCGCCGTGGTGCTCGGCCAGGTTGCGAACGCGTTCGCCTGCCGGAGCACCGTGCGACCCGCATGGAGAATCGGGTGGACCACCAACCGGCTCCTGCTCGGAGCGATCGTCGCAGAGCTCGGAATGCTCGCCGCGTTCCTGTACGTGCCGGCGCTGGCCGACCTGCTCGACCAAGCAACGCCCT
This genomic interval from Acidimicrobiia bacterium contains the following:
- a CDS encoding CoA transferase, which encodes MGALDGVRVVDLGEGVASAFCARLFADYGADVVKVEPPRSGDVTRGWGPFPGDRPDREASGTFFFYNVGKRGITADLADTHQRTAVVELLRRADVVVESQPPARLREWELEPADLCALNHELVVISLSPFGRTGPYADWRGYDLNAFHLTATGSRYCGRRDDAPLEHGTFSAELFGGYCAAAWGLAALHGRPLVGGGQHLDVSCSEVIAALFTGAQNIGGYAQDGRYARRSGASMSLAMPATIAPCRDGYVWLIALEPEQWDGLRAAMGDPEWARPELFRDMFERGANADFLYPRLLDWTSRHSKQEVMDLCQANGVPVTAVLTVAEAVEHPHLEARGYRVAVEHPVLGTVRTLGAPVLLPECPGGPQRSSPLLGEHTDELPRVLRSWRVAETTPEGPSLEPGALPLAGIRVANFGWSWLGPVAGQTLAFLGADVVKIESHRRIDINRTLPPFAEGITSPDRSLQNHAGWAGNGSVTLDLTHRDGVALAKRLVALSDVVFENFAPGTMDRLGLGYDVLRALRPDLVMVSMPAAGSFGPLSGVRTYGTSLASLTGLDSITGYVDGAPVPVENAFCDPLGGVIGAFGALLALHHRRRTGRGQHVDYSQQEGIMQLVGSAVMDWLLNERDGRPLGNRHPVGAMAPHGLFPCAGDDRWISIAVATDDEWRDLVRAMGDPAWARAPELASHAGRLERIDDVHARIARWTADHNEHQLAARLQERGVAAAPVLDVADLLHDPHYRARGTFIEVSHPLGFVETIYGAYVKTSRTVVDVRPGPAMGQDNERVLQGLLGVTDDEFRQLVASGAID
- a CDS encoding HAD-IC family P-type ATPase: MNPDGDAPAADTGVRARGLTAGDAAARLAIDGPNLLPVPRRSPAWRRLAAEMVHFFALLFWVAGALAFIAGLPQLGVAVFVVIVLNGLFAFVQEQRAEHAAERLRDLLPRRATVVRDGAPLEIAADALVVGDVVLLAEGDRISADLRLDAVHALAVDTSSLTGESVPAHPAVGDAVHAGCFVVEGEASATVVATGARTRLAGIASLTSAQRPAPTPLHRELTRVSRLIGAVAVAVGVVFFGLALLVGTRASDGFLFAVGVTVAVVPEGLLPTVTLSLAIGAQHMANRRALVRHLEAVETLGSTTFICTDKTGTLTRNEMTVVEVWMPTGRAVIQGSGYEPVAEVRCVPLGVHEALREVARIGLRCSSGHVVEEDGRWVPRGDPMEAALDALAHRVGIHRATDLRAAPETRRFPFDTRRRCMSVVAGDCVLVKGAPDAVFPLCSAVPIGAADALHALASRGLRVLAMASRSVDPGDVPASPDAAERNLTLVGLVALEDPPRRGAADAMAACRHAGIRVAMVTGDHPATARAIAR
- a CDS encoding HAD-IC family P-type ATPase; amino-acid sequence: PTCIPRMDAERRSWAISVPRTDEAIMDAIAREVGLLGADELVVVGPDLPPDEASLGELVDRDGVVIARVSPEDKLRIAQALSHRGHVVAMTGDGVNDAPALRDAAIGIAMGQSGTDVAREAADLVLLDDDFATIVAAVEQGRATFSNIRRFLTYHLTDNVAELAPFVVWALSGGRIPLAIGVLQILALDIGTDILPALALGAEPPGAHVLDEPPIRRHLLDRSLFLRAFGVLGPVEAFVELSAFLVVFLASGWRPGETFPHGATLLAASGAAFTAVVLGQVANAFACRSTVRPAWRIGWTTNRLLLGAIVAELGMLAAFLYVPALADLLDQATPSTAGFAVALLAIPAVLTADTIYKAVVRRRRGWTDTTST